CACTGCCATTCACATCAAAAATACGCACTGTAGAATTCGGCACGACCTCTGCTGTCTTAAGTTTAGTAACCCAAACCCAGGCCTCATTTTCAGAATACTTTAAATGGACCGCCATCGAGGAAACTAAAGCCGTGGTTCTTACGAAGTACGGTTTCTTTTCATCAAGCAGCGCAGTTCCCAATACGGGGCTTTGCACTTCTAAGAAATAAAAACCATTTTGCTTTAAAGGGATGCCGACGACTTCAGTTTCTGAAGGATTCAACGGTTTTTGAATAACTATGGATTGAGCCTTAGCAGTCTTTAGAATCTCTGAACGAACGGAGCTATCCGGTGATCTTTGCACTTCATTCAGAATCTTTACGATGTTCTTAAATTTAGAAGCATCAAATTTCCCAGTAACACCGGTGAATTTATTAATTAAACTTTTTTCGACTCTTCTTAAGGTCACAGCTAGGGCGGCTTCTGGTCCAGCTTCGACAACACCAAAGTTCGCAGCAAACTTCAGTAGCGGCGGATTCACACCCGTTTTAACCTTTAAAGGAAACTGATTCTGATTAGTAAGTGCTCTGCCATCTTCATCTTTCAATTTACCTGGAATATGCAAAACGTAACTAGAGTTGGCTGCAAAAGGCCCCTTAAATGTTAAATAAGAAACCTTCACTTCATCAGGACTGATCTGTGCTGGAAATTTCTTGCCATCAGATGCTTGAAGATAAATCTTTTGTGCCTCTGTCAAAGCAACTGAAGAATTAAACTGAAAGCTCATATCTAATAGCGGAATGCACGGCTTTCCCACAGCTTCCCGTTGGCAAGAAAATTCAGCTTTAAAGGCTTCAGCGACTTCAAATTCAAAAGTTTCATCCTTCGGGCTTGCCGCACCACTTTGCGCCTGGACACCTTTTCCCCATACAAGACTTACGCGGCCGCCAGCAGGAAAAGTCCTTTTGGCTTTCACAACGACCGTTTCGCCGACCAAGGCTTCGCTATCGTATTTGAATTCTTCTTTTGCTGCTTCGACGATCTTTTCTTTTTCCCGACCATCAATCACTTCGACAGGGATTTTGTCACCCAGTCCTTCGATAACAAAGTAAACATTGTCTTTGATGGAATCTTCTTTAGCGGCAGCATCGACCATCAAGATAAAACTTTGATCAGTTTCAACAGCGCGATATTGGCGAGGAAAGGTATCCTTAACACTCGGACCACCGGTGTTAAATTGGTAAGTTTGTCCTGCAACTTTAACACTGCACAGAAGCCCACCCGGCAAAGCATCGGTAAAATCGAAAACCCAATTTTTTGTATCTAACCAACGGCCTTGGCCTTTTTTAAAGCATTCACTTTGCGCCGGTGCTGCAAGCTGCAGATCACCAAATTGAACCATGGGCTGCGCAAACTCAATACGTACCTGCTCTACTGACTTGACGTAGCCCTGTGGACTAAAGTTTCTGACTTGAATTTTTTCTTGAGCAAATAACGGCGCAATAAAAAGAAGGCCAAGAAAGTGAAGCATGAAGAAACTCCTTTAATACCTTCAAGCTTCCTCGGCCTGCTAGCGATATGTCATCTCTTTATGCCCTATGACTTCGGATCATCCACGAAGCCTTCTCGTGGAACGAGATAAGGTCTTCGTAAATAACAATGGCATGTACGTCGCCAGTTTTTTCGGCCTCTTCCCGATGTTCTTTAATTCGAGTAGCTAGTGCTAAGTGGTCTTTATTCAAAATTTCAATCATTTGATGAGGCGTAATTGGGTCTGACGGAGCTTCATCGATCAATGCTGTTTTTAAAAAATCCCTGAAACTGCCCGGAGCCTTACTTCCATAAGAGCGAATGGTTTCAGCAATGCTATCTACTTTTTCACCTAGACTCTTGTACTGGTGACCTAACAAGCTGTGCATAGAAAAGAACAATGGACCTTCGATGTTCCAATGAAAATTTTGGGTTTTTAACATAAGAACATATTCTTCAGAAAGAGTTCGGCTAAGCGTTTGCACAGTTTTATCAAAACTATTGTTGAAGCTGGTTTGCATCTGTCCTCCACAGGATTAAGCTATATAAGAAATAGTTAAAATCTATTAGTGAGGTCTGGCTAGCTGTGAGATAATTAACATATCTTGCAGCTCTAATCAGTTGCCCCCATAAGGAGGTAGTTGTGACGACGTTAGCGACCCGAGCCCTACTAGCCGCAAAAATACGCGTTGGCCGCGTAGTCCTTTATTTTTACCTGATCACTTTTATCATTGTGGGACTATTCGATTATCTAGGTGACTAATAAGTTCCTGACAAACACTAAAGCTTCCCGGATACTCGTGTGTAGAAAATCACAATCCACATCAAGGAGTACGTATGAAGAAGTTGATTTTATCGGCCCTGGTTTTGTTAAGTGTTGGTTGCGCGCAAATGAAAAAACAATCAGCGGAACCTGCACCCGTTGAACCTGCTGCTGTTGTTCCAACCAAAGCTCAAGCTGTTTTAAAACCGGCACCAGGATACAAAGTAAAAGGTATTGTTCACTTTACGACTGAAAATAATTCCACAAAGATTGAGACAAATATTGAAGGTCTAAAAGCGGGTCCCCATGGTTTCCATATCCATGAAGTGGGCGATTGCTCAAAGCCAGATTTTTCATCTGCGGGTGGCCACTTTAATCCGACTTCAGCTAATCATGGTGACGTTCACGGTGATAATCGCCACGTTGGCGACCTAGGAAATATCGTCGCGGATACAAAGAAGAAAGCTAAAACTAATATGACAGCAGAAGGTCTTTCTATGTCAGGCGCTAATAGCATCATTGGAAAAGCAATAGTCATCCATAAAGATAAAGATGATTTGAAATCTCAGCCAGCTGGAAACTCTGGCGCAAGAATCGCTTGCGGTGTGATCGAAGCACTTTAATTTGCGATAACACAGAAAATAAAAAAGGCGGAGCAACTAGCACCGCCTTTTTTTTTAAAATCTCAAGAAACCTTTAAACCGACTTCACCTTCTGGAAGATTCTTCCAAAGATGCTTTGCCCCTGAATATTAAACATTTCCATTTCAACGGTGTCCCCGTTTTTCATAAATGGAGTTTTAATAGCGCCAGTTTCGATTTGTTCAATCATGCGTTTTTCAGCTAAGCAGCTTGATCCGTTTTCATGTTTGTCATTTGAAACAGTTCCGCTACCAATGATCGAACCCGCTGCTAAGTTTCTAGTTTTAGCTGCGTGGGAAATCAAATGGCCAAAGTGAAAGTGCATCGCACCTGCGTTGGCTTTACCAAAGAATTCTCCGTTGTATTTCACGTGCAATGGTAAATGAATTCTTCCTTCTTTAAGCGCATCACCTAATTCATCACTAGTCACTGCAAATGGTGAAAGTGCTGAAGCCGGTTTACTTTGAAAGAAACCAAAGCCTGCCGCCAATTCTTCAGGAATCAAGCCACGTAAAGAAACGTCATTCACTAAAACAAATAAACGAATGTACTTAAGCGCTTCATCTGGAGTAGTGCCCATCGGGACAAAATCAGTCACCACAGCCACTTCACCTTCGAAGTCAGTGCCGTGAGCAAAATCACGCTGAGGGATGTCTTCTGTTGGAGCCAGGAACTGCCCGCACTCCCCTTGATACATCAAAGGCACAGTTTCAAGTGTTTCAGGCAAAGCGGCCTTACGCGCCATACGAACAAGTTTTATGTGATAAATAAATGCCGAACCATCGGCAAAAAGCCACGTGCGCGGCAAAGCAGAATGGAAATCATTTTGGTTTACTGCAAATGATCCCGTTGCTTTACCGTCATTAAGGTCTTTATAAATTTTTTGAAGTGTTTCTTCGTGTTGCTTCCAGTTTTCAAGAGCGACTCGCAAACTTGGAGCGACCTGAGTCGCCTTAACAGCGGTCTTCAGATCACGACTG
This is a stretch of genomic DNA from Bdellovibrio reynosensis. It encodes these proteins:
- a CDS encoding fumarylacetoacetate hydrolase family protein; the protein is MKLGSLKSPQSMDGELCVVSRDLKTAVKATQVAPSLRVALENWKQHEETLQKIYKDLNDGKATGSFAVNQNDFHSALPRTWLFADGSAFIYHIKLVRMARKAALPETLETVPLMYQGECGQFLAPTEDIPQRDFAHGTDFEGEVAVVTDFVPMGTTPDEALKYIRLFVLVNDVSLRGLIPEELAAGFGFFQSKPASALSPFAVTSDELGDALKEGRIHLPLHVKYNGEFFGKANAGAMHFHFGHLISHAAKTRNLAAGSIIGSGTVSNDKHENGSSCLAEKRMIEQIETGAIKTPFMKNGDTVEMEMFNIQGQSIFGRIFQKVKSV
- a CDS encoding Dps family protein; the encoded protein is MQTSFNNSFDKTVQTLSRTLSEEYVLMLKTQNFHWNIEGPLFFSMHSLLGHQYKSLGEKVDSIAETIRSYGSKAPGSFRDFLKTALIDEAPSDPITPHQMIEILNKDHLALATRIKEHREEAEKTGDVHAIVIYEDLISFHEKASWMIRSHRA
- a CDS encoding superoxide dismutase family protein, whose product is MKKLILSALVLLSVGCAQMKKQSAEPAPVEPAAVVPTKAQAVLKPAPGYKVKGIVHFTTENNSTKIETNIEGLKAGPHGFHIHEVGDCSKPDFSSAGGHFNPTSANHGDVHGDNRHVGDLGNIVADTKKKAKTNMTAEGLSMSGANSIIGKAIVIHKDKDDLKSQPAGNSGARIACGVIEAL